The Vallitalea longa genome includes a window with the following:
- a CDS encoding methylaspartate ammonia-lyase translates to MKIVDVILSEGKTGFFFDDQRAIKKHAVQNGATYSGEPLTEGFSSVRQAGEAISVMLLLEDGQIAYGDCAAVQYSGAGGRDPLFLAKDYIPVIDKYIKPLLVGRELTSFKEIAEEIDNYKTPTGARMHTAVRYGVTQAILDAVAKSRKMLMAEVVADEYGTTVSKNEIPIFMQSGDDRYNNVDKMILKGADILPHGLINNVKLKLGENGELLEKYIMWIRDRVVEIRDVEDYQPVIHIDVYGTIGLIFNNDVDKMVEYLSRLEKAAHPLKLRIEGPMDMEEREAQMKALSDLCKRLDDDDVHVEIVADEWCNTFDDIKYFADNRAGHMIQIKTPDLGGINNTIEAVLYCKNLGIGAYQGGTCNETDRSSQVCVHLAMATQPTQILAKPGMGVDEGYMIVFNEMERILAVRDIREKNGLV, encoded by the coding sequence ATGAAAATCGTAGATGTTATTCTATCAGAAGGGAAAACAGGTTTTTTCTTTGATGATCAGAGAGCAATAAAAAAACATGCTGTTCAAAACGGAGCAACATATAGTGGAGAACCATTAACAGAGGGATTTAGCTCTGTAAGACAGGCAGGGGAAGCAATATCAGTTATGCTTTTATTAGAAGATGGTCAAATCGCTTATGGTGATTGTGCTGCTGTTCAATATTCAGGAGCAGGAGGAAGAGATCCATTATTTCTTGCAAAAGATTATATACCTGTTATAGATAAATATATTAAACCATTATTGGTAGGCAGAGAATTAACTAGTTTCAAAGAGATAGCAGAAGAAATAGATAATTATAAAACACCTACAGGTGCAAGAATGCATACAGCCGTTAGATATGGTGTTACACAAGCGATATTGGATGCTGTAGCTAAAAGTAGGAAAATGCTTATGGCAGAAGTGGTAGCTGATGAATATGGTACTACTGTTTCTAAAAATGAGATTCCTATATTCATGCAGTCTGGTGATGATAGATATAATAACGTTGATAAGATGATTCTAAAAGGTGCTGACATTCTACCTCATGGACTTATTAATAATGTCAAGTTGAAATTAGGGGAAAATGGTGAATTACTCGAAAAGTATATAATGTGGATTCGTGATAGAGTCGTAGAGATAAGAGATGTAGAAGATTATCAGCCAGTCATTCATATTGATGTTTATGGAACTATAGGTCTTATATTCAATAATGATGTAGATAAGATGGTTGAATATCTAAGTAGATTGGAAAAGGCTGCTCATCCTTTGAAGTTAAGGATTGAAGGTCCAATGGATATGGAAGAAAGAGAAGCTCAGATGAAAGCTCTAAGTGATTTGTGTAAAAGACTTGATGATGATGATGTTCATGTAGAAATAGTTGCAGATGAATGGTGTAATACTTTTGATGATATCAAGTATTTTGCTGATAATAGAGCAGGTCATATGATTCAGATCAAGACACCTGATCTTGGTGGTATAAATAATACTATTGAAGCTGTGTTGTATTGTAAAAATCTTGGAATTGGGGCTTATCAAGGTGGTACTTGTAATGAGACTGATAGGTCTTCACAAGTCTGTGTTCATTTAGCTATGGCTACACAGCCTACACAGATTCTTGCTAAACCTGGAATGGGTGTAGATGAAGGATATATGATTGTCTTTAATGAGATGGAGAGGATATTGGCGGTTAGAGATATTAGAGAGAAGAATGGATTAGTGTAA